A genomic stretch from Theobroma cacao cultivar B97-61/B2 chromosome 4, Criollo_cocoa_genome_V2, whole genome shotgun sequence includes:
- the LOC18601032 gene encoding zinc finger protein 511 translates to MAMVVDYQHDLSFPYWTSTRRRFDPDSPFFSSGNIERELLAKQVALDLTEDERNQLEKMVAKDARGVFCPIVGCGARLISLEDFEDHYNARHTASCSVCSRVYPTSHLLSIHVSEAHDSFFQAKVARGYAVYECLVEGCGLKFKSYKGRQQHLVDKHKFPTSFEFFKKALPSKKQRQKNHRKQAMHKKDEEASSKMEVENETMDGLVSAVSKLSTSDSSPSTVSFGRRHTRGLTFVPRSVQHEKRADFRLAGAKR, encoded by the exons ATGGCGATGGTTGTGGACTACCAACACGACTTGTCGTTTCCCTACTGGACCTCGACTCGTCGTCGTTTTGATCCCGACTCTCccttcttctcttctggtaACATCGAGAGAGAACTTCTCGCCAAACAG GTGGCATTGGATTTAACTGAAGATGAAAGAAATCAACTTGAGAAGATGGTAGCTAAAGATGCCAG GGGTGTCTTTTGTCCGATTGTTGGTTGTGGTGCACGACTGATTTCTTTGGAGGACTTTGAAGATCATTATAATGCTCGACATACTGCTTCTTGTTCTGTGTGCTCTAGAGTTTACCCGACATCTCACTTGCTAAGTATACATGTGTCTGAAGCCCATGATTCCTTCTTTCAAGCAAAAGTTGCTCGTGGTTATGCTGTG TATGAATGCCTTGTTGAAGGTTGTGGTTTGAAGTTCAAGAGCTACAAAGGAAGGCAACAGCATCTGGTCGACAAGCATAAATTCCCAACTTCATTTGAGTTCTTCAAGAAGGCACTTCCATCCAAGAAACAGAGGCAGAAAAACCACCGGAAACAAGCAATGCATAAGAAGGATGAAGAAGCTTCAAGTAAGATggaagtagaaaatgaaacgATGGATGGCCTTGTTTCAGCAGTCTCTAAATTAAGCACTTCAGACTCCTCTCCTTCAACCGTTAGCTTTGGTCGCCGTCATACTCGTGGTCTTACATTTGTTCCTCGATCTGTCCAGCACGAGAAAAGAGCCGACTTCAGACTAGCTGGGGCAAAGAGATAG
- the LOC18601033 gene encoding peroxidase 55, whose protein sequence is MEAIRRGLVWLLVFMILQRGEAQLSENFYSNTCPNLESIVKQEVSTKFSQTFVTIPATLRLFFHDCFVEGCDASVMISSPNGDAEKDAQDNLSLAGDGFDTVIKAKQAVERQCPGIVSCADILALAARDVVVLAGGPSWEVELGRRDGLVSKASNVAGNLPEPDFNRVQLNTMFARHNLTQLDMIALSGAHTVGFSHCNRFANRLYSFSSSSPVDPTLDPNYAQELMQACPRNVDPSIAINMDPETPQTFDNVYYQNLVAGKGLFTSDEVLFTDPASEPTVNDFATNPGNFNGAFITAMRKLGRVGVKTGKNGEIRIDCTAFNS, encoded by the exons ATGGAGGCAATAAGGAGAGGGTTGGTATGGTTACTGGTTTTCATGATTCTGCAGAGGGGAGAGGCGCAATTATCTGAAAATTTCTACAGCAATACGTGTCCGAATTTGGAATCCATAGTGAAACAGGAAGTGTCAACCAAGTTCAGCCAGACCTTCGTTACAATCCCTGCAACTCTGCGCCTGTTTTTCCATGACTGCTTTGTTGAG GGATGTGACGCATCAGTCATGATTTCATCGCCAAATGGGGATGCGGAAAAGGATGCTCAGGATAATCTCTCCCTTGCAGGAGATGGATTTGACACTGTAATCAAGGCGAAGCAGGCAGTGGAAAGACAATGCCCTGGAATAGTCTCTTGTGCTGACATTTTGGCTCTTGCTGCTAGAGATGTTGTAGTCCTG GCTGGAGGTCCATCATGGGAAGTAGAATTGGGACGTCGAGATGGCCTCGTATCGAAAGCATCCAACGTAGCAGGAAATCTACCTGAGCCTGACTTCAACCGTGTTCAACTTAACACCATGTTTGCCAGACACAACCTTACCCAACTTGATATGATTGCACTCTCAGGAGCTCACACTGTAGGCTTCTCTCACTGCAACCGCTTTGCAAATCGGTTATACTCATTCTCTTCATCTTCTCCTGTGGATCCTACTCTGGACCCTAACTACGCACAAGAGCTGATGCAAGCCTGCCCTCGAAACGTAGACCCCAGCATTGCCATCAACATGGATCCTGAAACCCCACAAACTTTTGACAATGTGTACTACCAGAATCTAGTTGCTGGGAAAGGCTTGTTCACTTCGGATGAGGTGCTTTTCACTGATCCTGCATCTGAGCCTACTGTAAATGATTTCGCTACCAACCCTGGTAACTTTAATGGAGCCTTTATCACAGCAATGAGGAAGCTTGGAAGGGTGGGAGTTAAGACTGGTAAAAATGGAGAGATAAGAATAGACTGCACTGCCTTTAATTCATGA
- the LOC108661676 gene encoding peroxidase 55-like — MEVKTGLILFLVFMILQRGEGQLSETFYQTTCPKLESIVRKVVTQKINQTFVTVPATLRLFFHDCFVEGCDASILIASPNGDAERDAPDNLSLAGDGFDTVIKAKQAVEKRCPGVVSCADILAIATRDVIDLAGGPSFKVELGRRDGLISQASRVAGNLPEPDFNLTQLDTIFAKNNLTQIDMIALSGCHTVGFSHCNRFANRLYSFSPSSPVDPDLDPTYAQELKQACPQDVDPRIAVNMDPITPQTFDNMYFQNLVAKKGLFTSDEVLFTNPASQPTVIDFAKNPGDFNAAFITAMRKLGRVGVKTGQAGQIRVDCTAFNS, encoded by the exons ATGGAGGTGAAGACAGGGTTGATATTATTCCTAGTTTTTATGATACTGCAGAGGGGAGAGGGACAATTATCTGAGACTTTCTACCAAACTACTTGCCCGAAATTGGAATCCATCGTAAGAAAGGTGGTGACCCAAAAGATTAACCAGACGTTCGTCACCGTTCCCGCGACCCTGCGCCTGTTTTTCCATGACTGCTTTGTTGAG GGTTGTGATGCTTCAATCTTGATTGCATCGCCAAATGGGGATGCAGAGAGGGATGCTCCGGACAATCTCTCCCTTGCAGGAGACGGATTTGACACAGTGATAAAGGCCAAGCAGGCAGTGGAAAAAAGGTGCCCAGGAGTAGTCTCCTGTGCTGACATTTTGGCTATTGCTACTAGGGATGTCATAGACCTG GCTGGAGGTCCTTCATTCAAAGTAGAATTGGGACGTCGTGATGGCCTTATCTCACAGGCATCCAGGGTAGCTGGAAATCTGCCAGAACCTGATTTCAATCTCACTCAACTTGACACCATCTTTGCCAAAAACAATCTTACACAAATTGATATGATTGCTCTCTCAGGATGTCACACTGTAGGCTTCTCTCACTGCAATCGCTTTGCAAACCGCTTGTACTCATTTTCTCCGTCGTCCCCTGTTGATCCTGATCTGGATCCTACCTACGCACAGGAGTTAAAGCAAGCCTGCCCTCAGGATGTAGACCCCAGAATTGCCGTCAACATGGATCCCATAACCCCGCAAACTTTTGACAATATGTACTTCCAGAATCTAGTTGCTAAGAAGGGCTTGTTCACTTCAGATGAAGTGCTCTTCACCAATCCAGCATCTCAACCGACTGTAATTGATTTTGCTAAGAACCCTGGTGACTTTAACGCAGCCTTCATCACAGCAATGAGGAAGCTTGGAAGGGTGGGAGTTAAGACTGGTCAAGCTGGACAGATAAGGGTAGACTGCACAGCCTTTAATTCTTGA
- the LOC18601034 gene encoding peroxidase 55 produces the protein MEKKRGLTLFIVFIILQSGEGRLSQSFYNTTCPILESIVRKVVEEKVNQTFVTVPATLRLFFHDCFVEGCDASIMIASPNGDAEKDAPDNLSLAGDGFDTVIKAKQAVEAKCPGVVSCADILVIAARDVVRLAGGPSFKIQLGRRDGLVSQASRVAGNLPEPNFDLTQLNTLFAKNNLTQTDMIALSGAHTLGFSHCSRFANRLYSFSPSSPVDPDLDPTYVQQLKEDCPQDVDPRIAIDMDPVTPQIFDNMYFKNLIAKKGLFTSDDVLFTNPASKPTVMNFAGNQRNFKAAFIIAMRRLGRVGVKAGKAGEIRLDCTTFNA, from the exons atgGAGAAGAAGAGAGGATTGACATTGTTCATAGTTTTCATAATTCTGCAGAGTGGGGAGGGAAGATTATCTCAAAGTTTCTACAACACTACCTGTCCGATATTGGAGTCTATAGTAAGAAAGGTGGTGGAAGAAAAGGTTAACCAAACCTTCGTCACAGTCCCCGCGACCCTACGTTTGTTTTTCCATGACTGCTTTGTTGAG GGTTGTGATGCATCAATCATGATTGCATCTCCAAATGGGGATGCAGAGAAGGATGCTCCAGACAATCTCTCCCTTGCCGGCGATGGATTTGACACCGTAATAAAGGCCAAGCAAGCGGTGGAAGCAAAATGCCCTGGAGTAGTCTCCTGTGCAGACATTTTGGTTATTGCTGCTAGAGATGTTGTACGCCTG GCTGGAGgtccttcatttaaaatacaattgggacgtcgcgacggccTGGTATCACAAGCATCAAGAGTAGCAGGAAATCTGCCAGAGCCTAACTTCGATCTCACTCAACTCAACACCCTTTTTGCCAAAAACAACCTTACACAAACTGATATGATTGCACTCTCAGGAGCTCATACTCTAGGCTTCTCTCATTGCAGTCGCTTTGCAAATCGCTTGTACTCATTTTCTCCATCCTCTCCCGTGGATCCTGATCTGGATCCTACCTACGTACAGCAGTTAAAGGAAGACTGCCCTCAAGATGTTGACCCTAGAATTGCCATCGACATGGATCCTGTAACCCCTCAAATTTTTGACAATATGTACTTTAAGAATCTAATTGCTAAGAAGGGCTTGTTTACATCAGATGATGTGCTCTTTACCAATCCAGCATCTAAACCAACtgtgatgaattttgctggAAACCAAAGAAACTTTAAAGCAGCCTTCATCATAGCAATGAGGAGGCTTGGAAGGGTGGGAGTTAAGGCTGGTAAAGCAGGGGAGATAAGGCTAGACTGCACAACCTTCAACGCTTGA
- the LOC18601036 gene encoding protein NUCLEAR FUSION DEFECTIVE 4 isoform X2, producing MCILIFVGNNGETYFNTAALVSCVQNFPKSRGPVVGILKGFAGLSGAILTQIYTMINFPDHASLIFMVAVGPAMVVIALMFIIRPVGGHRQVRPSDGLSSTFIYGVCLLLAAYLMGVLLLEDLVDVSHILVTIFTVILFVLLFIPIAIPIILSFCEESRDPAEEVLLPRPEQQEAGKSEHDANEIIFSEVEDEKPKEVDLLPASERQKRIAQLQVKLFQAAAEGAVRVKRRRGPHRGEDFTLMQALIKADFWLIFFSLLLGSGSGLTVIDNLGQMSQSLGYNNTHIFVSMISIWNFLGRVGGGYFSEIIVRDYAYPRPVAIAVAQLVMSVGHVFFAMGWPGAIYIGTLLIGLGYGAHWAIVPAAASELFGLKKFGALYNFLTLANPAGSLVFSGVIASSIYDREAEKQAQQHHIQPPVSGSIFSGMFAQDEPLKCEGSVCFFLTSMIMSGFCVIAAVLSMILVYRTKTVYAHLYGKSRT from the exons ATGTGCATCTTAATATTTGTGGGAAACAATGGTGAAACCTACTTCAATACAGCCGCTCTGGTTTCTTGTGTGCAAAACTTTCCCAAAAGCAGGGGTCCTGTGGTAGGAATACTCAAGGGCTTTGCTGGTTTGAGTGGTGCTATTTTGACTCAGATATACACAATGATTAATTTCCCAGATCACGCGTCTTTAATATTCATGGTTGCGGTTGGGCCAGCAATGGTAGTTATTGCTCTAATGTTCATTATCAGACCTGTTGGAGGTCACAGACAAGTGCGGCCATCTGATGGTTTAAGTTCTACATTTATTTATGGTGTGTGCCTCCTATTGGCCGCTTACCTGATGGGGGTCCTGCTTCTGGAAGATCTTGTTGATGTGAGCCACATTTTGGTCACAATTTTTACAGTGATTTTGTTCGTTCTTCTTTTCATTCCCATAGCTATTCCCATTATACTGAGTTTCTGCGAAGAGTCTAGAGATCCAGCAGAGGAGGTTCTTCTACCAAGGCCAGAGCAACAAGAAGCAGGAAAATCTGAACATGATgctaatgaaataatattcaGTGAGGTTGAAGACGAGAAACCAAAGGAAGTAGACTTGCTTCCAGCATCAGAAAGGCAAAAGCGAATTGCTCAGTTGCAAGTAAAACTGTTTCAAGCAGCTGCTGAAGGAGCAGTAAGGGTGAAGAGAAGGAGAGGTCCTCATAGAGGGGAAGACTTTACCTTGATGCAAGCTTTGATCAAAGCAGACTTTTGGcttatctttttctctcttctatTAGGTTCAGGATCAGGGTTGACAGTGATAGATAATCTTGGTCAGATGAGCCAATCTCTAGGGTATAATAATACTCATATATTTGTATCCATGATTAGCATTTGGAACTTTCTTGGTCGTGTTGGTGGAGGTTACTTCTCAGAGATTATTGTGAG GGATTATGCTTATCCAAGGCCAGTAGCTATTGCTGTGGCCCAGCTTGTTATGTCTGTTGGTCATGTCTTCTTTGCTATGGGATGGCCTGGGGCAATCTACATTGGTACTCTGTTGATTGGGCTTGGCTATGGTGCCCACTGGGCAATTGTGCCAGCTGCTGCCTCGGAGTTGTTTGGCTTGAAAAAGTTTGGGGCCCTGTACAATTTCCTCACGCTGGCAAATCCTGCAGGTTCACTTGTCTTCTCAGGTGTAATTGCTAGCAGTATTTATGACCGTGAAGCAGAGAAGCAAGCTCAGCAACATCATATCCAGCCGCCAGTTTCAGGCTCAATTTTCTCTGGGATGTTTGCCCAGGATGAACCACTTAAGTGCGAAGGCTCTGTATGCTTCTTTCTGACTTCCATGATTATGTCAGGATTTTGCGTCATTGCAGCTGTTTTAAGTATGATACTTGTGTATCGTACTAAGACTGTTTATGCCCACCTTTATGGAAAATCTCGCACTTGA
- the LOC18601036 gene encoding protein NUCLEAR FUSION DEFECTIVE 4 isoform X1 — protein sequence MGRLKERFQAFVNNRWLVFVAAMWIQSCAGIGYLFGSISPVIKSSLNYNQRQLAKLGVAKDLGDSVGFLAGSLSEILPLWGALLVGAVQNLVGYGWVWLIVTGRVPVLPLWAMCILIFVGNNGETYFNTAALVSCVQNFPKSRGPVVGILKGFAGLSGAILTQIYTMINFPDHASLIFMVAVGPAMVVIALMFIIRPVGGHRQVRPSDGLSSTFIYGVCLLLAAYLMGVLLLEDLVDVSHILVTIFTVILFVLLFIPIAIPIILSFCEESRDPAEEVLLPRPEQQEAGKSEHDANEIIFSEVEDEKPKEVDLLPASERQKRIAQLQVKLFQAAAEGAVRVKRRRGPHRGEDFTLMQALIKADFWLIFFSLLLGSGSGLTVIDNLGQMSQSLGYNNTHIFVSMISIWNFLGRVGGGYFSEIIVRDYAYPRPVAIAVAQLVMSVGHVFFAMGWPGAIYIGTLLIGLGYGAHWAIVPAAASELFGLKKFGALYNFLTLANPAGSLVFSGVIASSIYDREAEKQAQQHHIQPPVSGSIFSGMFAQDEPLKCEGSVCFFLTSMIMSGFCVIAAVLSMILVYRTKTVYAHLYGKSRT from the exons ATGGGAAGATTGAAAGAAAGGTTTCAGGCTTTTGTGAATAACAGATGGCTGGTTTTTGTGGCCGCAATGTGGATACAATCTTGTGCTGGGATTGGGTATTTGTTTGGTAGCATATCACCTGTGATAAAGAGTTCtttgaattataatcaaaGGCAGCTTGCAAAGTTAGGTGTGGCTAAAGATCTTGGTGATAGTGTTGGGTTCTTAGCTGGGAGCTTGTCTGAGATTTTGCCTCTATGGGGTGCTTTGCTCGTTGGTGCTGTGCAGAACCTTGTTGGTTATGGTTGGGTTTGGCTGATTGTTACTGGGAGAGTTCCAGTTTTGCCTTTGTGGGCT ATGTGCATCTTAATATTTGTGGGAAACAATGGTGAAACCTACTTCAATACAGCCGCTCTGGTTTCTTGTGTGCAAAACTTTCCCAAAAGCAGGGGTCCTGTGGTAGGAATACTCAAGGGCTTTGCTGGTTTGAGTGGTGCTATTTTGACTCAGATATACACAATGATTAATTTCCCAGATCACGCGTCTTTAATATTCATGGTTGCGGTTGGGCCAGCAATGGTAGTTATTGCTCTAATGTTCATTATCAGACCTGTTGGAGGTCACAGACAAGTGCGGCCATCTGATGGTTTAAGTTCTACATTTATTTATGGTGTGTGCCTCCTATTGGCCGCTTACCTGATGGGGGTCCTGCTTCTGGAAGATCTTGTTGATGTGAGCCACATTTTGGTCACAATTTTTACAGTGATTTTGTTCGTTCTTCTTTTCATTCCCATAGCTATTCCCATTATACTGAGTTTCTGCGAAGAGTCTAGAGATCCAGCAGAGGAGGTTCTTCTACCAAGGCCAGAGCAACAAGAAGCAGGAAAATCTGAACATGATgctaatgaaataatattcaGTGAGGTTGAAGACGAGAAACCAAAGGAAGTAGACTTGCTTCCAGCATCAGAAAGGCAAAAGCGAATTGCTCAGTTGCAAGTAAAACTGTTTCAAGCAGCTGCTGAAGGAGCAGTAAGGGTGAAGAGAAGGAGAGGTCCTCATAGAGGGGAAGACTTTACCTTGATGCAAGCTTTGATCAAAGCAGACTTTTGGcttatctttttctctcttctatTAGGTTCAGGATCAGGGTTGACAGTGATAGATAATCTTGGTCAGATGAGCCAATCTCTAGGGTATAATAATACTCATATATTTGTATCCATGATTAGCATTTGGAACTTTCTTGGTCGTGTTGGTGGAGGTTACTTCTCAGAGATTATTGTGAG GGATTATGCTTATCCAAGGCCAGTAGCTATTGCTGTGGCCCAGCTTGTTATGTCTGTTGGTCATGTCTTCTTTGCTATGGGATGGCCTGGGGCAATCTACATTGGTACTCTGTTGATTGGGCTTGGCTATGGTGCCCACTGGGCAATTGTGCCAGCTGCTGCCTCGGAGTTGTTTGGCTTGAAAAAGTTTGGGGCCCTGTACAATTTCCTCACGCTGGCAAATCCTGCAGGTTCACTTGTCTTCTCAGGTGTAATTGCTAGCAGTATTTATGACCGTGAAGCAGAGAAGCAAGCTCAGCAACATCATATCCAGCCGCCAGTTTCAGGCTCAATTTTCTCTGGGATGTTTGCCCAGGATGAACCACTTAAGTGCGAAGGCTCTGTATGCTTCTTTCTGACTTCCATGATTATGTCAGGATTTTGCGTCATTGCAGCTGTTTTAAGTATGATACTTGTGTATCGTACTAAGACTGTTTATGCCCACCTTTATGGAAAATCTCGCACTTGA
- the LOC18601039 gene encoding uncharacterized protein LOC18601039, translated as MNDWAAPLIAAALFAFLSPGLVLQIPGKNQPIDFMNMKTSVAAIFVHAVLYALFLILFLVVLHVHLYV; from the coding sequence ATGAATGATTGGGCTGCTCCCCTCATAGCTGCAGCGTTGTTTGCATTTCTGTCACCAGGGTTAGTCCTGCAAATCCCTGGGAAGAATCAACCCATTGATTTTATGAACATGAAGACCAGTGTGGCAGCCATATTTGTGCATGCAGTTCTCTATGCTTTGTTCCTGATCCTGTTTCTTGTCGTTCTTCATGTCCACCTCTATGTCTAA